A single window of Nicotiana tomentosiformis chromosome 1, ASM39032v3, whole genome shotgun sequence DNA harbors:
- the LOC104096768 gene encoding uncharacterized protein isoform X1: protein MLFLGLVKSKGRVNNSKNVSVPDPKSRSCICSLLMTVALIFGVYFTGSALMAKDFRAFSGLTVNHAQQNGQCRKCEVPPRQEKEESRVTENMQNNKCQKKCRPLGSEALPEGIVSKTSNLEMRPLWGDVEKKSPHSVNLLGIAVGIKQKEMVNEIVKKFLEHDFVVMLFHYDGVVDEWNDLDWSSRVLHVSAMNQTKWWFAKRFLHPDIVSEYDYIFLWDEDLGVENFHPEKYISIVREEGLEISQPALDASKSEVHHHITVRRGRSKVHRRFYRLNKSGQRCDNNSTAPPCVGWVEMMAPVFSKAAWRCAWYMVQNDLIHAWGLDMKLGYCAQGDRTRKVGVVDAEYITHLAVPSLGGNSDVEMVNKELDHSLQGKNLTDSDALATPSFEKFDNRSLVRRQSYIEMKIFRDRWRKATKGDQCWVDPFQSQEKGRTSTYT from the exons ATGCTGTTTCTGGGGTTGGTGAAAAGCAAGGGAAGAGTAAACAACAGTAAAAAt GTTTCTGTGCCTGATCCTAAAAGTAGATCATGTATCTGCAGCCTCCTCATGACCGTTGCTTTAATTTTTGGTGTCTACTTCACCGGAAGTGCTTTGATGGCTAAGGATTTCAGG GCATTTTCAGGTTTGACAGTGAACCATGCACAGCAGAATGGACAATGCAGAAAATGCGAG GTACCACCGAGACAGGAAAAAGAAGAGAGTCGCGTGACAGAGAATATGCAAAATAATAAATGCCAG AAAAAATGCAGGCCGCTAGGGAGTGAGGCACTCCCAGAAGGAATTGTTTCTAAAACTTCGAACCTGGAAATGCGACCATTGTGGGGAGATGTTGAG AAGAAGTCTCCACATTCAGTTAACTTGTTGGGGATTGCAGTTGGAATAAAGCAAAAAGAGATGGTGAACGAAATTGTTAAGAAG TTTCTTGAACATGACTTTGTTGTGATGCTTTTTCACTATGATGGAGTGGTGGATGAGTGGAATGATTTGGATTGGAGTAGTCGTGTCTTACATGTCTCTGCTATGAACCAAACAAAATG GTGGTTTGCGAAGAGGTTTCTACACCCAGATATAGTTTCTGAGTACGACTACATTTTCTTGTGGGATGAGGACCTTGGAGTTGAAAACTTTCATCCGGAAAA GTACATATCTATTGTTAGAGAAGAAGGGCTGGAGATATCACAGCCAGCACTTGATGCTAGTAAATCAGAGGTACATCATCATATTACTGTACGCAGAGGGAGATCCAAGGTGCACAG GAGGTTCTACAGATTAAATAAAAGTGGCCAAAGGTGTGATAACAACAGCACAGCACCTCCTTGCGTGGG GTGGGTAGAAATGATGGCTCCTGTATTCTCAAAAGCTGCCTGGCGTTGTGCTTGGTATATGGTTCAG AATGACCTGATCCATGCATGGGGCTTGGATATGAAGCTCGGCTACTGTGCGCAG GGTGATCGTACCAGGAAAGTTGGTGTGGTTGATGCAGAGTACATAACTCATTTGGCTGTCCCTTCTTTGGGTGGTAATTCAGATGTAGAAATG GTAAACAAAGAATTAGATCATTCACTTCAAGGGAAGAACTTAACTGATTCTGATGCATTG GCCACTCCATCTTTTGAGAAATTTGATAATAGGTCTTTG GTCAGAAGACAATCATATATCGAAATGAAGATTTTTCGAGATAGGTGGCGTAAAGCTACCAAGGGAGATCAATGTTGGGTTGATCCATTTCAAAGTCAAGAAAAAGGAAGAACATCCACATACACATAA
- the LOC104096768 gene encoding uncharacterized protein isoform X2: MKSLNTVSVPDPKSRSCICSLLMTVALIFGVYFTGSALMAKDFRAFSGLTVNHAQQNGQCRKCEVPPRQEKEESRVTENMQNNKCQKKCRPLGSEALPEGIVSKTSNLEMRPLWGDVEKKSPHSVNLLGIAVGIKQKEMVNEIVKKFLEHDFVVMLFHYDGVVDEWNDLDWSSRVLHVSAMNQTKWWFAKRFLHPDIVSEYDYIFLWDEDLGVENFHPEKYISIVREEGLEISQPALDASKSEVHHHITVRRGRSKVHRRFYRLNKSGQRCDNNSTAPPCVGWVEMMAPVFSKAAWRCAWYMVQNDLIHAWGLDMKLGYCAQGDRTRKVGVVDAEYITHLAVPSLGGNSDVEMVNKELDHSLQGKNLTDSDALATPSFEKFDNRSLVRRQSYIEMKIFRDRWRKATKGDQCWVDPFQSQEKGRTSTYT, encoded by the exons ATGAAGTCTTTGAACACT GTTTCTGTGCCTGATCCTAAAAGTAGATCATGTATCTGCAGCCTCCTCATGACCGTTGCTTTAATTTTTGGTGTCTACTTCACCGGAAGTGCTTTGATGGCTAAGGATTTCAGG GCATTTTCAGGTTTGACAGTGAACCATGCACAGCAGAATGGACAATGCAGAAAATGCGAG GTACCACCGAGACAGGAAAAAGAAGAGAGTCGCGTGACAGAGAATATGCAAAATAATAAATGCCAG AAAAAATGCAGGCCGCTAGGGAGTGAGGCACTCCCAGAAGGAATTGTTTCTAAAACTTCGAACCTGGAAATGCGACCATTGTGGGGAGATGTTGAG AAGAAGTCTCCACATTCAGTTAACTTGTTGGGGATTGCAGTTGGAATAAAGCAAAAAGAGATGGTGAACGAAATTGTTAAGAAG TTTCTTGAACATGACTTTGTTGTGATGCTTTTTCACTATGATGGAGTGGTGGATGAGTGGAATGATTTGGATTGGAGTAGTCGTGTCTTACATGTCTCTGCTATGAACCAAACAAAATG GTGGTTTGCGAAGAGGTTTCTACACCCAGATATAGTTTCTGAGTACGACTACATTTTCTTGTGGGATGAGGACCTTGGAGTTGAAAACTTTCATCCGGAAAA GTACATATCTATTGTTAGAGAAGAAGGGCTGGAGATATCACAGCCAGCACTTGATGCTAGTAAATCAGAGGTACATCATCATATTACTGTACGCAGAGGGAGATCCAAGGTGCACAG GAGGTTCTACAGATTAAATAAAAGTGGCCAAAGGTGTGATAACAACAGCACAGCACCTCCTTGCGTGGG GTGGGTAGAAATGATGGCTCCTGTATTCTCAAAAGCTGCCTGGCGTTGTGCTTGGTATATGGTTCAG AATGACCTGATCCATGCATGGGGCTTGGATATGAAGCTCGGCTACTGTGCGCAG GGTGATCGTACCAGGAAAGTTGGTGTGGTTGATGCAGAGTACATAACTCATTTGGCTGTCCCTTCTTTGGGTGGTAATTCAGATGTAGAAATG GTAAACAAAGAATTAGATCATTCACTTCAAGGGAAGAACTTAACTGATTCTGATGCATTG GCCACTCCATCTTTTGAGAAATTTGATAATAGGTCTTTG GTCAGAAGACAATCATATATCGAAATGAAGATTTTTCGAGATAGGTGGCGTAAAGCTACCAAGGGAGATCAATGTTGGGTTGATCCATTTCAAAGTCAAGAAAAAGGAAGAACATCCACATACACATAA
- the LOC104096769 gene encoding pentatricopeptide repeat-containing protein At1g10270 → MSLYGILLRSLRRSSAAVRTQLTPSVHPHPTPQLPPPQNPNFLLPQRSYAFSSAEEAAAERRRRKRRLRIEPPINALRRDPLPRGPPSPDDPRSRLPDTTSALTGHRLNLHNRVQSLIRAGDLESAAAVARHAVFSNTRPTVFTCNAIIGAMYRAGRYSDAKALFQYFFNQYSIIPNVVSYNHLIVSHCEAGEVDEGLKVYSHILENAPFSPSAVTYRHLTKGLIDSDRIAEAVDLLREMLNKGHGADSLVYNNLILGFLNLDNLEKANELFDELKERCTVYDGVVNATFMDWFFKQGKVKEAMESYRSLLDKKYRMVPATCNVLLEVLLRHGRETEAWVLFDAMLDDHTPPTFQAVNSDTFNLMVNECFRLGKVSEALDTFKKVGKGLKTRPFAMDVAGYNNMISRLCELEMMEEAEKYYMELCNKSLSPDVTTYRTMIEAYVKMENVEGTLEKYTKMVEAGLRVIPIYADKWFNFLIEKGKVAECVPILTKMGEREPKPDVTTYDIVIRALCGEGNYDASSNLVIQMINYGVGLTSALREFLLEAFGNQGRREEIERVFATKPTYFPSSRPSGPPRGHVPWLSQIPRQSAGTSQVPAQQTSPPSFFEGQGSSQVQSHLSARNSLWQQNSSPSFMGGQGSPQMQSAAYAPSSMSQQSSSPSFMGGQGSPQMQSAAYSPSSISQQSSSPSFMGGQGSSQMQGQQSVPNPSWQQASPPSFMGGQGSSQMQGQQSVPNPRWQQTAPPSFVAGQGSHQMQGQPSPFAQNPHQASSPSFTQQGASPPSFMNGQRSQQMQGQQGASPPSFMDGQRSQQMQGQPSAFARNVQQSSPPSFVPQQGAPPHSFMAGQGSLQRQGHPPPSFMSQQGASHMQGQPSGFTHVPQWSSPSTYMAGQGGNHQMQGQPSGFTQTPQKASPYSMDIQRESAHTPLNEISHASQSFRGALEMQGPASAFTQVPRQNISPQVTKEASSQGDNVEQYPQVVGQGRM, encoded by the exons ATGTCACTCTATGGCATCCTCCTACGCTCTCTCCGCCGTTCCTCCGCCGCTGTCAGAACTCAACTTACACCGTCCGTTCATCCTCACCCAACACCACAACTACCACCTCCTCAAAACCCTAACTTCCTTCTCCCTCAGCGATCATACGCATTTTCTTCAGCCGAAGAAGCCGCCGCCGAACGCCGCCGTCGCAAGCGCCGCCTCCGTATTGAACCACCAATCAACGCCCTCCGTCGTGATCCACTCCCGAGGGGACCGCCTTCACCTGACGACCCTCGTTCCCGCCTTCCCGATACCACGTCGGCACTGACCGGCCACCGGCTTAACCTTCACAATCGCGTTCAGTCTCTCATCCGCGCCGGGGATTTGGAATCCGCAGCTGCCGTTGCTCGTCACGCCGTTTTCTCAAACACACGGCCGACTGTATTCACGTGTAATGCTATCATCGGTGCTATGTATCGCGCCGGCCGATACAGTGATGCTAAGGCTTTGTTTCAGTACTTTTTCAATCAGTATAGTATTATTCCTAACGTTGTTTCATACAATCATCTCATTGTGTCACATTGTGAAGCTGGTGAAGTTGATGAAGGCTTAAAAGTATACAGTCATATTCTTGAAAATGCACCTTTTAGTCCATCTGCTGTGACATATCGCCATCTTACTAAAGGATTAATTGATTCGGACCGTATAGCAGAAGCTGTAGATTTGCTTAGGGAAATGCTTAATAAAGGACACGGTGCGGATTCTCTAGTTTATAACAATTTGATATTAGGGTTCCTGAATTTGGATAATTTAGAGAAAGCGAATGAGCTGTTTGACGAGTTGAAAGAGAGGTGTACTGTTTATGATGGGGTGGTGAATGCTACTTTTATGGACTGGTTTTTCAAGCAGGGGAAGGTAAAAGAGGCGATGGAATCGTATCGATCCCTTCTTGATAAAAAGTATAGGATGGTTCCTGCGACTTGTAATGTGCTGTTGGAGGTGTTGTTGAGGCATGGGAGGGAAACGGAGGCGTGGGTGTTGTTTGATGCCATGTTAGATGATCACACACCACCAACGTTCCAGGCTGTGAATTCAGACACTTTTAATTTAATGGTGAATGAATGTTTTAGGTTAGGGAAGGTTTCAGAGGCCTTGGACACCTTCAAGAAGGTGGGGAAGGGCCTCAAGACCAGACCTTTTGCAATGGACGTTGCGGGTTACAATAATATGATATCGAGACTTTGTGAGCTAGAAATGATGGAGGAAGCAGAAAAATATTATATGGAGTTGTGTAACAAGTCATTGAGCCCAGATGTCACAACTTATAGGACAATGATTGAGGCATATGTGAAGATGGAGAATGTTGAAGGCACGTTGGAGAAATACACGAAGATGGTGGAGGCAGGGCTGAGAGTCATTCCAATCTATGctgacaaatggtttaatttcTTGATTGAGAAAGGCAAGGTCGCGGAGTGCGTGCCTATTCTGACCAAGATGGGTGAGAGAGAACCAAAACCTGATGTCACAACTTATGATATTGTGATTAGGGCACTATGTGGAGAAGGCAATTATGATGCGAGTTCCAATTTAGTAATTCAGATGATAAACTATGGCGTTGGTCTCACCAGTGCCCTCAGGGAGTTCCTGTTAGAAGCTTTTGGTAACCAAGGTCGTCGTGAGGAGATTGAAAGAGTTTTTGCTACAAAGCCGACTTACTTCCCATCTTCTAGACCATCAGGGCCACCTCGAGGGCACGTTCCATGGCTTTCACAAATACCTAGACAATCAGCAGGAACTTCTCAGGTTCCAG CCCAGCAGACGTCACCACCTTCTTTTTTCGAGGGACAAGGATCATCACAAGTGCAAAGTCATCTTTCAGCTCGTAACTCATTGTGGCAGCAAAATTCATCTCCCTCTTTCATGGGAGGACAAGGATCACCACAAATGCAAAGTGCAGCATATGCTCCTAGCTCCATGTCGCAGCAGTCTTCATCACCTTCTTTCATGGGAGGACAAGGATCACCACAAATGCAAAGTGCAGCATATTCTCCTAGCTCCATATCGCAACAATCTTCATCACCTTCTTTCATGGGAGGACAAGGATCCTCACAAATGCAAGGCCAGCAGTCAGTGCCTAATCCTAGCTGGCAACAAGCTTCACCACCTTCTTTCATGGGAGGACAAGGATCATCACAAATGCAAGGCCAGCAGTCAGTGCCTAATCCAAGGTGGCAACAAACGGCACCACCCTCTTTTGTTGCTGGACAAGGATCACATCAAATGCAAGGTCAGCCTTCACCTTTTGCACAAAATCCGCATCAGGCATCATCACCTTCTTTTACTCAACAAGGAGCTTCACCACCATCTTTCATGAATGGACAAAGATCACAGCAGATGCAAGGTCAACAAGGAGCTTCACCACCGTCCTTCATGGATGGGCAAAGATCACAGCAGATGCAAGGTCAGCCATCAGCTTTTGCAAGAAACGTGCAGCAGTCCTCACCGCCTTCTTTTGTGCCACAACAAGGAGCTCCACCACACTCTTTCATGGCTGGACAAGGATCACTGCAAAGGCAAGGTCATCCACCACCTTCATTCATGTCACAACAAGGAGCTTCTCACATGCAAGGTCAGCCATCAGGTTTCACACATGTTCCACAATGGTCATCTCCATCCACTTATATGGCAGGACAAGGAGGAAACCATCAAATGCAAGGTCAGCCATCAGGTTTCACACAGACTCCACAAAAGGCATCACCTTATTCTATGGACATACAAAGAGAGTCTGCTCATACTCCACTAAATGAAATCTCACATGCTTCCCAATCATTTAGAGGTGCCCTCGAAATGCAAGGTCCAGCATCAGCCTTTACACAAGTACCTAGGCAAAATATAAGTCCTCAAGTAACAAAAGAGGCATCATCCCAAGGGGACAACGTCGAGCAATACCCCCAAGTGGTAGGCCAAGGGAGAATGTGA